One stretch of Deltaproteobacteria bacterium DNA includes these proteins:
- a CDS encoding flagellar protein FlgN gives MAYARGFVVSRDGSSCVLPRLPDAFWQAIHGARDAWQALEGILDEEWEGLRRNEISVLWKTADKKIMQAARIREKEATLTHMARLITERCGLEDCGDWRQALRSALHPSDLSRFEAELFALRRVREEAMERNRRHGRWIEERLDLTKAIARILVPVAEVPSGLYGPSGGLSEKRSWRMSTRGVF, from the coding sequence GTGGCATACGCCAGGGGCTTTGTCGTGTCTCGTGATGGGTCATCCTGCGTCCTTCCGCGCCTTCCAGATGCATTCTGGCAGGCGATCCATGGGGCTCGGGATGCATGGCAGGCACTCGAAGGGATCCTCGACGAGGAGTGGGAAGGACTCAGGCGGAACGAGATTTCTGTTCTTTGGAAAACTGCCGATAAAAAGATCATGCAGGCAGCTCGCATCCGGGAAAAGGAGGCCACCCTGACCCACATGGCCCGGCTTATAACCGAGCGCTGCGGTCTTGAGGACTGCGGCGACTGGAGACAGGCGCTCAGGTCCGCTCTCCACCCCTCGGACCTTTCCCGATTCGAGGCAGAGCTTTTCGCACTTCGGCGCGTACGTGAGGAGGCCATGGAGAGAAACCGTCGCCACGGTCGATGGATAGAGGAACGGCTCGATCTCACGAAGGCCATTGCCAGGATCCTCGTCCCGGTTGCAGAGGTTCCTTCCGGCCTTTACGGTCCGTCCGGGGGGCTTTCTGAAAAACGCTCCTGGCGAATGTCCACACGCGGGGTCTTCTGA
- a CDS encoding flagellar basal body L-ring protein FlgH, with the protein MKNSVMFCLLIGLLAGCAGTRHTPVPAIAPTTLSHVPSAPSTPSEGALFNPNQSGSLFEDFRARYVGDVVTILLEEDFQGAKNVKTQTDRDSEMNVGLTGILGLDFKKRMEPRYNTTIDATKAIGGATKDSFKGTGKTSRDASLTGTISSRVVEVLPDGNLRIEGTRELKINNESQYLILSGIIRPKDIGPDNTISSTRIGDARISYTGGGTLSEKQNPAWFARLLGLIAPF; encoded by the coding sequence ATGAAGAATTCCGTCATGTTTTGCCTTCTCATCGGCCTCCTTGCAGGGTGCGCTGGAACGCGGCACACCCCTGTTCCGGCCATTGCGCCGACAACGCTCAGCCACGTGCCTTCCGCCCCGTCCACACCTTCCGAAGGGGCGCTTTTCAACCCCAATCAATCCGGAAGCCTCTTTGAGGACTTCCGCGCACGGTACGTGGGGGATGTGGTTACCATCCTTCTCGAGGAGGATTTCCAGGGGGCAAAGAACGTCAAGACACAGACGGATCGGGATTCGGAGATGAATGTCGGGCTTACTGGGATCCTTGGACTCGACTTCAAGAAACGTATGGAACCCAGATACAATACCACCATAGACGCCACCAAGGCCATCGGTGGAGCGACCAAGGACTCCTTCAAGGGGACCGGGAAAACGAGCCGGGACGCGTCCCTCACCGGGACCATCTCTTCCCGGGTCGTGGAGGTCCTGCCGGACGGAAATCTTCGCATCGAGGGGACGCGGGAGCTCAAGATCAACAACGAATCCCAGTATCTCATCCTCTCCGGGATCATTCGGCCTAAGGACATAGGCCCGGACAATACGATATCATCGACCCGCATCGGGGATGCCAGAATCTCCTACACCGGGGGCGGCACCCTGAGCGAAAAACAGAATCCGGCGTGGTTCGCAAGGCTTCTCGGACTAATCGCCCCATTTTAA
- a CDS encoding ubiquinone/menaquinone biosynthesis methyltransferase: protein MAAPLSDPDLKRRFVRDKFAAVAHRYDLLNSVLSLSIDRSWRRITAAEVAALPDGPILDLCAGTLPLAVEIARQRPAGRVFAVDFCPDMLLQGMKGSGYQARRNEIFPVCGDGEELPFPDGIFQGITIAFGIRNLSRTEKGLEEMRRVLVPGGKLAILEFSRPRVPVLGPIYMFYLHKVLPHIGGILSGDKSAYSYLASSIQGFYAPEVLAGMMASAGFTEVRYRPLTLGIVTLYTGLNGP, encoded by the coding sequence ATGGCCGCCCCCCTCTCTGATCCCGATCTAAAACGACGGTTCGTCAGGGACAAATTCGCCGCGGTCGCCCATCGCTACGATCTCCTGAACTCTGTCCTGAGTCTTTCCATCGACCGGTCATGGAGGCGAATAACGGCAGCCGAGGTCGCTGCCCTGCCGGACGGGCCGATCCTCGATCTCTGCGCCGGGACCCTTCCACTTGCCGTTGAGATCGCCCGTCAAAGACCGGCGGGACGTGTATTTGCCGTCGATTTTTGCCCTGACATGCTCCTTCAAGGCATGAAGGGCTCGGGCTACCAGGCACGGCGGAACGAGATCTTTCCAGTGTGCGGGGACGGTGAGGAGCTTCCTTTTCCCGATGGTATCTTTCAGGGAATCACCATTGCCTTTGGGATCCGCAACCTCAGCCGAACGGAAAAGGGGCTGGAGGAGATGAGAAGGGTTCTCGTACCCGGCGGAAAGCTCGCAATCCTCGAGTTTTCCCGGCCCAGGGTCCCGGTCCTCGGTCCGATCTACATGTTTTATCTACACAAGGTCCTTCCCCACATCGGAGGGATCCTTTCGGGCGACAAATCCGCCTATTCCTATCTCGCAAGCTCCATTCAGGGCTTCTACGCGCCCGAGGTCCTTGCCGGCATGATGGCCTCAGCAGGCTTTACAGAGGTCCGCTACCGTCCCCTCACCCTCGGGATCGTGACCCTTTATACCGGACTCAATGGGCCGTGA
- a CDS encoding flagellar assembly protein FliW, producing the protein MEIMTTRFGTLDIEEGKILTFTHGIPGFADKRRFILIPHGEESPFFWLQCLDDPDLAFPVLDPAVILSDYSFEIPDGIQEELGITRQEQVQVLVIVTVPRENPRKMTANLLGPVVLNVETMTGCQIVLDHTRYPLKYPLFKEDS; encoded by the coding sequence ATGGAAATCATGACGACCAGGTTCGGAACCCTTGACATAGAAGAGGGGAAAATCCTCACCTTTACCCACGGAATTCCCGGTTTTGCTGACAAAAGGCGCTTCATTCTCATCCCCCACGGAGAGGAATCCCCCTTTTTTTGGCTCCAATGTCTGGATGATCCGGATCTCGCCTTTCCTGTACTCGATCCGGCTGTTATCCTTTCAGACTATTCCTTCGAGATCCCGGACGGGATTCAGGAAGAACTCGGGATCACCCGTCAGGAGCAGGTCCAGGTTCTTGTCATTGTAACGGTGCCGCGGGAAAACCCGCGGAAAATGACGGCAAACCTCCTCGGTCCCGTGGTCCTGAATGTAGAGACCATGACGGGCTGCCAGATCGTGCTCGATCACACCCGTTATCCACTGAAATATCCTCTCTTCAAGGAAGATTCCTGA
- the csrA gene encoding carbon storage regulator CsrA: protein MLILTRKVGDRIRIGDGIEIAILELKGRSVRIGVSAPKGMSVLREEVYQRIREENIRAAVEGPTPEMLDAIGHRMPPAKKTPN, encoded by the coding sequence ATGCTCATTCTGACCAGGAAGGTTGGAGACAGGATTAGGATCGGGGACGGAATCGAGATCGCGATTCTGGAACTGAAGGGCCGTTCCGTACGAATCGGTGTTTCGGCACCAAAAGGCATGTCCGTCCTGAGGGAGGAGGTGTATCAAAGGATCCGAGAGGAGAACATCAGGGCCGCGGTGGAAGGTCCCACTCCTGAGATGCTCGATGCCATCGGACACCGTATGCCTCCAGCAAAAAAGACACCCAATTAG
- a CDS encoding menaquinone biosynthesis protein translates to MKVGFVRYINTAPIMVPWRESGPIAGWESVEATPTELNRLLHAGEIDVGMISSFEYGLHPDSYHLMPELCISSTGAVKSVILLSRIPIGELGGKTVSLTPQSATSVALLRILLEDFFCVRPLYQAGSSEDLAVGTSDAYLAIGDEALRLARNKRQFLVIDLAEIWLQKTGLPFVFAVWAVRNQVLEEAWSAVEALRDRLVSCVRTGQRELVRIASIVAPKVSLTPSACLSYLKGIEYDFSGPKRQGLLEFFRRLSVRGEIPPALDLRLIPSSFQEVTE, encoded by the coding sequence ATGAAGGTCGGATTCGTCCGCTACATCAATACTGCGCCCATAATGGTCCCATGGCGCGAATCAGGTCCCATTGCCGGCTGGGAGTCGGTCGAGGCCACACCAACCGAACTCAACCGTCTTCTCCATGCCGGAGAGATCGACGTGGGCATGATCTCCTCTTTTGAATACGGTCTCCACCCCGATTCCTATCATCTTATGCCCGAGCTCTGCATCAGCTCCACCGGGGCGGTCAAAAGCGTGATCCTCCTGAGCCGCATCCCTATTGGAGAACTCGGGGGCAAAACCGTCTCCCTTACTCCACAGTCTGCCACTTCGGTCGCCCTGCTCCGGATCCTTCTCGAGGATTTTTTCTGCGTCCGTCCCCTGTACCAGGCGGGTTCCTCGGAGGATCTTGCTGTAGGGACGAGTGATGCCTATCTTGCCATCGGAGACGAGGCCCTGAGACTGGCCCGAAACAAAAGGCAATTTCTCGTGATTGATTTGGCCGAGATCTGGCTCCAAAAAACCGGCCTTCCCTTTGTCTTCGCTGTCTGGGCCGTGAGAAACCAGGTCCTGGAGGAGGCATGGAGCGCAGTCGAAGCCCTGAGGGACCGCCTCGTTTCGTGCGTCCGGACGGGTCAGCGGGAGCTCGTGCGCATCGCATCCATCGTGGCCCCGAAGGTCTCCCTTACGCCCTCCGCATGTCTTTCCTATCTCAAAGGGATCGAGTATGACTTCTCAGGGCCGAAACGCCAGGGCCTTCTCGAATTTTTTCGCCGTCTCTCGGTCCGGGGCGAGATCCCCCCTGCCTTGGATCTTCGCCTGATCCCCTCCTCCTTTCAAGAGGTTACTGAATGA
- a CDS encoding rod-binding protein, with protein MKALSPVPSHLLALAAGSDRLSTEGAGTDKGLRRACEDFEAIFIRQMFQIMRRTIQKSGLFGGGMQEEILTDLCDEQVANEIAHGRGIGISQALYRDLAKAASRRDPQRRGIRQGLCRVS; from the coding sequence ATGAAGGCATTGTCACCTGTACCGAGTCATCTCCTTGCGCTTGCTGCTGGCTCGGATCGCCTCAGTACAGAGGGCGCAGGGACGGACAAAGGGCTCAGAAGGGCATGTGAGGACTTCGAGGCCATCTTTATCCGTCAGATGTTTCAGATCATGAGAAGGACGATCCAGAAGAGCGGCCTTTTTGGAGGCGGCATGCAGGAGGAGATCCTGACCGATCTCTGTGATGAGCAGGTCGCAAACGAAATCGCCCACGGTCGGGGCATCGGGATCTCCCAGGCCCTCTATCGGGATCTTGCTAAGGCGGCCTCACGGAGAGATCCACAACGACGTGGCATACGCCAGGGGCTTTGTCGTGTCTCGTGA
- the rnhA gene encoding ribonuclease HI, producing the protein MKTRVEIYTDGACSGNPGPGGWGAILRYRGAEREMSGWSPSTTNNRMELLAAIRALEALNRPCEVTITTDSQYVMKGMTTWIASWKRKGWLTASREPVKNKDLWERLDALCAYHKVTWHWIRGHAGHPENERADRLARTAIAQGQGGEIPPDPDGGTL; encoded by the coding sequence GTGAAGACTCGTGTCGAGATCTACACGGACGGCGCCTGTTCCGGAAACCCTGGGCCAGGAGGCTGGGGGGCGATCCTTAGATATCGTGGAGCGGAAAGGGAGATGAGCGGCTGGTCACCCAGCACGACGAACAACCGGATGGAGCTCCTTGCGGCCATCCGGGCCCTCGAGGCCCTCAATCGGCCCTGTGAGGTGACCATCACCACTGACTCCCAATACGTGATGAAGGGGATGACCACATGGATCGCATCCTGGAAGCGAAAAGGATGGCTCACCGCATCACGAGAGCCGGTCAAGAACAAGGACCTCTGGGAGCGACTCGACGCCCTCTGTGCCTACCACAAGGTGACATGGCACTGGATCCGTGGACATGCCGGGCACCCAGAGAACGAGCGTGCCGACAGGCTAGCCCGCACCGCCATTGCACAGGGACAAGGCGGAGAGATCCCGCCGGATCCGGATGGCGGGACCCTTTAA
- the flgL gene encoding flagellar hook-associated protein FlgL gives MRVTMNTMYDQINANLFRLTDRIYKTNASISSGKIYRTPSDEPVALVHALGVRSDMAATLQYQRNISYAKGWTYATESALSQVQDRLLRAKELAIQGANDTLTASDRRAIAAEVERIQEEVVALGNTSFGGRYIFGGTRTKGYGPGKAPLVLDRDGRVTYHGNREGISVETAPGIREKINLDGDDALVQGGVFTSLDLLRDALEADSQSGIQTAIGDIDRAIGHVSDRIAVMGAKANSIENKEAMAEDLEITGREHLSDIEDADLLEAVSDLKAQETGYQAALSAASRVMSMSLVDYLR, from the coding sequence ATGCGCGTCACCATGAATACCATGTACGACCAGATCAACGCCAATCTCTTTCGCCTGACAGACCGCATCTATAAAACCAACGCCTCTATCTCGTCTGGTAAGATCTACCGAACGCCGTCGGACGAGCCCGTCGCCCTTGTTCACGCCCTCGGGGTGAGAAGCGACATGGCGGCAACGCTTCAGTATCAGAGGAACATCTCCTACGCCAAGGGGTGGACCTATGCAACAGAGAGCGCCCTCAGCCAGGTCCAGGATCGCCTGCTTCGGGCGAAGGAACTCGCCATCCAGGGGGCGAACGACACACTTACAGCCTCGGACAGACGGGCCATCGCCGCAGAGGTGGAGCGCATCCAGGAAGAGGTGGTAGCACTGGGGAATACGAGTTTCGGCGGGAGATACATCTTCGGCGGGACCCGGACCAAGGGATACGGCCCAGGAAAGGCCCCCTTGGTTCTCGACCGCGACGGCCGCGTCACCTATCACGGGAACCGGGAAGGCATCTCTGTGGAGACCGCCCCTGGAATCCGGGAGAAGATAAACCTCGACGGCGATGACGCCCTTGTTCAAGGCGGGGTCTTCACAAGCCTCGACCTCCTCCGTGACGCCCTCGAGGCGGACAGCCAATCGGGCATCCAGACCGCCATCGGAGACATCGACCGGGCCATCGGTCACGTCTCAGACCGAATCGCCGTCATGGGTGCGAAGGCCAACTCCATTGAAAACAAGGAGGCCATGGCCGAGGACTTGGAGATCACCGGGCGTGAGCACCTCTCCGATATAGAGGATGCTGATCTCCTTGAGGCAGTCTCTGACCTCAAGGCCCAGGAGACGGGTTATCAGGCGGCCCTTTCCGCCGCCTCCAGGGTCATGTCCATGAGTCTGGTGGATTATCTTAGATAG
- the flgK gene encoding flagellar hook-associated protein FlgK, with protein MAGITSLLNVAKVGILTHQVSMHVTGNNVSNVNTPGYSRQSVTLSPAYPTPSTVGPIGNGVNATGVVRNYDRFITTTLFDKTSVMSGLETRQFGMKLIEGILNEVDENGLNELMNRFWSAWEDLADNAEGMAERTSLLQQASLLADGIRDRYNRLVKLSHDVDLNIETAVSDINRISRGIAELNVQIVSLEAGGHQANDLRDQRDELVRDLSKLADVRYFETKRGSYTVLIGQGSPLVEDDRSWELEMRAGDVYWKESTGDVMRLTTEDVAHGELGAWLDVKSRVSPRDMSVLTASRANTSAGQGIRPATLWSQIDGVTVTGPFQIAFSGTDRNGHPVSATYDSTVDYDADGTTGQVSDFLSAIETTYGAADVDATLDPDGRLVLQDIHPGDVPISFQIEGMTGGITGLDLGRFDGSYPENYLERLDRMATELIKAVNEVHSQGSGLVPFTEAAALHGVTDMNEPVSWRSSGLEFSDQVRNGAFEIWVYDANGDVIDLDPSTAGVNDPWRMTVTDGVTTIQDIVDAVNDPVSGIPGITASAPGGRLVLAVDGTSQTSGFAFGTDTSGVLSALGLNAFFDGTDASTISVNSVLMEDPRYVAAARVEVRGNADVMATVAVREPARPLGVSVTDGTFTVSLYDQTGALQHTETISVDADVTTLEDVMDAINRVDGLHSEVANGVFTVSSTRTGWTVNVSDSGNDLLAYLGITPPGTPQESISGVYQLDRTFEPFADFTTGVASGSFQVDLFDADGNPVAGSPFTVPVNPATDGLDDVAAAIDAVPGLAAGVEDGRLRISAEGNAASFVLRNDTTGVLSYLGLATSSGGTLNPANNANALEFGALGREGIAALDGATFSEAYSGLVGTVGIHSRGIGLDYEFTRSAVAELEARRDEVSGVSLDEELANLLRFQHAYSAAAKLIKVADEMFLSIIETK; from the coding sequence ATGGCTGGGATCACGAGTCTTCTTAATGTGGCCAAGGTCGGGATCCTTACCCATCAGGTCTCCATGCACGTCACTGGCAACAACGTCTCGAACGTGAATACCCCTGGTTATTCCCGCCAGAGCGTCACCCTTTCCCCTGCCTATCCCACGCCGTCCACGGTCGGCCCTATTGGAAACGGGGTGAACGCAACAGGAGTGGTCCGGAATTACGACCGATTCATCACCACTACACTATTCGACAAGACCTCGGTCATGTCTGGACTCGAGACACGCCAGTTCGGCATGAAGCTCATCGAGGGGATCCTGAACGAGGTGGATGAAAACGGACTCAACGAGCTCATGAACCGGTTCTGGTCCGCGTGGGAGGACTTGGCTGACAATGCCGAAGGCATGGCCGAAAGGACCTCCCTCCTCCAGCAGGCCTCCCTCCTTGCCGATGGAATCCGGGACCGCTACAACCGGCTCGTGAAACTCTCTCACGACGTGGACCTGAACATCGAGACCGCCGTATCTGACATAAACCGTATCTCCAGGGGGATCGCCGAGCTGAACGTCCAGATCGTCTCCCTCGAGGCCGGAGGGCACCAGGCGAACGACCTCAGGGACCAGAGGGACGAGCTCGTCAGAGACCTCTCTAAGCTTGCTGACGTCCGGTATTTCGAGACCAAGCGCGGGTCATATACCGTCCTCATCGGTCAGGGAAGCCCTCTTGTTGAAGACGACCGTTCCTGGGAGCTTGAGATGCGGGCCGGAGATGTCTACTGGAAGGAAAGCACAGGAGATGTCATGAGACTCACCACCGAGGACGTGGCCCACGGAGAGCTTGGGGCATGGCTTGACGTCAAGTCTAGGGTGAGCCCAAGAGATATGTCCGTCCTCACCGCCTCACGGGCGAACACGTCGGCAGGGCAGGGGATCAGACCCGCGACCCTCTGGAGCCAGATCGACGGCGTAACTGTTACCGGGCCTTTCCAGATCGCCTTTTCTGGCACCGACCGGAATGGCCACCCGGTCTCCGCTACCTACGACAGCACCGTGGATTACGACGCTGACGGGACCACCGGCCAGGTCTCGGACTTTCTTTCAGCCATCGAGACGACATACGGAGCGGCCGATGTGGATGCCACCCTCGACCCTGACGGAAGACTTGTCCTGCAGGACATCCACCCGGGGGATGTGCCCATTTCCTTTCAGATCGAGGGGATGACTGGAGGGATCACCGGCCTTGATCTTGGCAGATTCGACGGATCATATCCGGAAAACTACCTTGAACGCCTTGACCGCATGGCGACCGAGCTCATCAAGGCGGTAAACGAGGTACACAGCCAGGGATCAGGCCTTGTCCCCTTCACGGAGGCCGCAGCCCTTCACGGGGTAACCGATATGAACGAGCCCGTGAGCTGGCGCTCATCCGGACTTGAGTTCTCCGACCAGGTGCGCAACGGCGCCTTCGAGATCTGGGTCTATGATGCAAACGGCGATGTCATCGACCTGGATCCATCGACCGCAGGGGTGAACGATCCATGGCGCATGACCGTCACCGATGGGGTGACGACCATCCAGGACATCGTTGATGCCGTAAACGATCCGGTAAGCGGAATCCCCGGAATAACTGCATCCGCCCCAGGAGGGAGGCTCGTCCTTGCAGTGGACGGGACCTCGCAGACATCCGGTTTCGCCTTCGGCACCGATACGTCGGGTGTCCTTTCCGCCCTTGGCTTGAACGCCTTTTTCGACGGCACGGATGCATCTACAATATCGGTCAATTCAGTGCTCATGGAGGACCCCAGATACGTAGCCGCGGCCCGTGTGGAGGTCCGGGGAAACGCCGATGTTATGGCGACTGTTGCCGTGCGTGAACCCGCGCGCCCCCTCGGGGTCTCGGTGACGGACGGGACCTTCACGGTCAGTCTCTACGATCAGACAGGGGCGCTCCAGCACACGGAGACCATTTCGGTGGATGCGGATGTTACCACGCTCGAGGACGTTATGGATGCCATCAACCGGGTGGATGGTCTTCACTCAGAGGTCGCAAATGGGGTCTTTACGGTGAGCTCCACCCGGACCGGCTGGACCGTGAATGTCTCGGATAGTGGCAATGATCTTCTTGCCTATCTCGGAATAACGCCTCCAGGCACTCCTCAGGAGTCCATATCAGGTGTGTATCAGCTCGACCGGACCTTTGAGCCGTTTGCCGATTTCACGACCGGGGTCGCTTCGGGTTCATTTCAGGTGGATCTCTTTGATGCGGACGGAAACCCCGTGGCAGGAAGCCCATTCACCGTCCCGGTCAATCCGGCAACGGATGGCCTTGATGATGTGGCCGCGGCCATCGACGCCGTTCCTGGCCTCGCCGCAGGTGTTGAGGACGGAAGGCTCCGGATCTCCGCCGAGGGGAATGCGGCCTCTTTCGTCCTGAGGAACGACACCACGGGCGTCCTTTCCTACCTAGGGCTCGCTACCTCCAGCGGAGGCACCCTCAACCCTGCGAACAACGCAAACGCCCTCGAGTTCGGGGCCCTTGGGAGGGAGGGGATCGCAGCCCTTGACGGAGCGACCTTCAGCGAGGCCTACAGCGGGCTCGTGGGGACCGTGGGGATCCATTCCCGTGGTATCGGGCTCGATTACGAGTTCACACGCTCTGCAGTTGCCGAGCTCGAGGCCAGGAGGGACGAGGTCTCAGGCGTCTCCCTGGACGAGGAGCTCGCCAATCTTCTCCGATTCCAGCACGCCTATTCGGCTGCGGCAAAACTTATCAAGGTCGCGGACGAGATGTTTCTTTCCATCATCGAGACCAAGTAG
- a CDS encoding amidohydrolase family protein → MKDVPCPTLCIHRAKWIVPGDGIVISDGAVATFGGKIVASGQAKAILLSCHGETIDHGASVLIPPLVNAHCHLELSPLKWRISPSGSFSSWVRSLVDARSRISPDEWLPAVMSAAHGLFEGGVLGIGDVGNLGIASRALKEKDFPPFSGIFYREIIQPRGGPEDLQPFETGGFPKGENGARVAISFGLSSHAVFSASSQVIIRTKAWDREHRIPFQIHTAESPEEMEFVLSGTGPILDLLKERGHRIAQEEIPGCSPIRYLHRLGVLDSNTVCVHAIHVDDDDLEILKKTGASVCLCPRSNLFLDVGIPQVERFAAAGIPFALGTDSLASNDTLSIFAEMSSLASLAPTIPPGRILTAATEHGARALGLSGPGLDAEEGRQAPIGRLDPGFRSTFLAIRADGIRDREVLEYLVQGVRGPDPVSWVGDPPRWE, encoded by the coding sequence GTGAAGGACGTCCCCTGCCCTACCCTTTGCATACACCGGGCGAAGTGGATCGTCCCAGGTGACGGGATCGTCATATCCGATGGGGCAGTGGCCACATTCGGGGGGAAGATCGTGGCATCGGGGCAGGCAAAGGCGATCCTGCTCTCCTGTCACGGGGAGACCATCGACCACGGCGCATCCGTCCTCATTCCGCCCCTTGTGAATGCCCATTGTCATCTGGAGCTCTCTCCCCTCAAGTGGCGAATTTCTCCCAGCGGCTCCTTCTCCTCCTGGGTGCGCTCCCTTGTGGATGCCCGCTCCCGAATCTCTCCCGACGAGTGGCTCCCGGCCGTCATGAGCGCGGCCCACGGGCTTTTCGAGGGGGGAGTCCTGGGCATAGGGGATGTGGGAAACCTCGGGATAGCCTCCCGCGCCTTAAAGGAGAAGGACTTTCCGCCTTTTTCCGGCATCTTTTACCGAGAGATCATCCAGCCTCGGGGAGGGCCCGAAGACCTCCAACCCTTTGAAACAGGAGGTTTTCCAAAGGGGGAAAACGGAGCAAGGGTGGCGATCTCCTTTGGCCTTTCCTCCCATGCGGTCTTCTCGGCCTCTTCCCAGGTCATCATCCGCACCAAGGCCTGGGACCGGGAGCACCGCATCCCCTTTCAGATCCACACTGCGGAATCTCCGGAGGAAATGGAGTTTGTCCTCTCAGGGACCGGCCCCATCCTCGATCTTCTCAAGGAGCGGGGCCACCGCATTGCCCAGGAGGAAATCCCCGGCTGTTCTCCGATCCGATATCTCCACAGGCTCGGTGTCCTCGATTCGAATACGGTATGCGTCCACGCCATTCATGTGGACGACGATGATCTGGAAATCCTCAAAAAGACCGGGGCATCTGTCTGTCTATGCCCTCGGAGCAACCTCTTTCTGGATGTCGGCATCCCGCAGGTCGAGAGATTTGCAGCTGCCGGGATCCCCTTTGCCCTCGGGACAGACAGCCTTGCAAGCAACGACACCCTTTCGATCTTTGCAGAGATGTCATCCCTTGCCTCCCTGGCGCCCACGATCCCGCCCGGGCGCATCCTCACCGCGGCAACAGAACACGGCGCCAGGGCCCTGGGCCTCTCGGGGCCCGGATTGGATGCAGAAGAAGGCCGCCAGGCCCCTATTGGCAGGCTTGATCCAGGTTTCAGGTCCACGTTCCTTGCGATCCGGGCCGACGGGATCCGGGACAGAGAAGTCCTCGAGTATCTTGTCCAGGGGGTTAGGGGACCCGATCCTGTCTCCTGGGTCGGTGACCCTCCCAGATGGGAGTGA
- a CDS encoding flagellar basal body P-ring protein FlgI, with protein sequence MISLFLLSAFVSGAWAVRLKDMTQVQGVRSNQLVGYGLVVGLNGTGDGTQSEFTIQSLANMMERMGMSIDPKKVKVKNTAGVIVTAQLPPSVKPGQKLDVVVSSLGDAKSLQGGTLLMTPLKGIDGKIYAVAQGPVSLGGFSAGGAAGKVQKNHPTACRIPNGATVEREVPVGINEKDEIFMSFESADFTTVTRAAEAVNRRLGGEYARALDAMTLSVMVPKPYQGNVVGLLADIESVEITPDQRARVVLDERTGTVVMGNNVRISTVAVAHGNLSIQIREQPQVSQPAPLSQGGTVVVPRTGISVQEGGGELVLLEGGASIGDLVRALNAVGVTPRDMIAILHSIKAAGALQADLEII encoded by the coding sequence ATGATTTCCTTGTTCCTTCTCAGCGCCTTTGTCTCTGGAGCATGGGCTGTACGTCTCAAGGACATGACGCAGGTCCAGGGGGTCCGATCCAATCAGCTCGTGGGCTACGGGCTCGTGGTTGGCCTGAACGGGACCGGAGACGGGACCCAGTCCGAGTTTACCATCCAGTCCCTTGCCAACATGATGGAAAGGATGGGGATGAGTATTGACCCCAAGAAGGTCAAGGTGAAGAACACTGCAGGCGTCATTGTGACGGCCCAGCTCCCTCCATCGGTAAAACCGGGACAGAAGCTTGACGTCGTCGTCTCGTCCCTCGGGGATGCCAAAAGCCTCCAGGGAGGGACCCTTCTCATGACCCCGCTTAAAGGGATAGACGGAAAGATCTACGCCGTTGCCCAGGGTCCCGTGAGCCTTGGAGGCTTTTCCGCAGGGGGGGCTGCGGGAAAGGTCCAGAAGAACCATCCGACCGCGTGCAGGATCCCCAATGGCGCGACTGTGGAAAGGGAGGTTCCAGTTGGGATCAACGAAAAGGACGAGATCTTCATGAGCTTTGAAAGCGCTGATTTCACCACCGTCACCCGTGCGGCAGAGGCCGTCAACCGGCGCCTCGGGGGTGAGTATGCCAGGGCATTAGATGCCATGACCCTCTCGGTCATGGTTCCAAAACCTTACCAGGGAAATGTGGTGGGGCTTCTGGCCGACATTGAATCCGTGGAGATCACCCCTGACCAGCGGGCCAGGGTTGTACTTGACGAGCGCACCGGGACGGTTGTGATGGGTAACAACGTACGCATCTCGACGGTCGCCGTGGCCCATGGGAACCTGAGCATACAGATCCGAGAACAGCCCCAGGTCTCTCAGCCGGCCCCGTTATCCCAGGGGGGGACCGTTGTGGTCCCGAGGACTGGCATCTCGGTCCAGGAAGGCGGCGGAGAACTTGTACTCCTCGAGGGCGGGGCGAGCATCGGGGATCTGGTCCGGGCCCTCAATGCGGTGGGGGTAACGCCGAGGGACATGATCGCGATCCTCCACTCCATTAAGGCTGCTGGCGCCCTCCAGGCGGATCTGGAGATCATCTGA